The following coding sequences lie in one Kitasatospora azatica KCTC 9699 genomic window:
- a CDS encoding shikimate dehydrogenase, with protein sequence MTPQQPRAAVLGSPIAHSLSPVLHNAGYRAVGLDDWAYDRFELDEAALPGFLAGLEPGGWAGFSLTMPLKRAVIPLLDEVSETALAVDAVNTLVFQADGRRTGDNTDVPGLIAALRERGIEQVPAAAVLGAGATASSALAALAQVCTGEVTVHVRSAERAREMRELGERLGVAVRTADWARGAEALTGPLTISTTPVGATDGFVGELTATPGALFDVLYHPWPTPLAAACAERGAPVLGGLDLLVHQAVLQFELFTGVRPGPLAAMRAAGEAALGA encoded by the coding sequence ATGACCCCGCAGCAGCCCCGCGCCGCGGTACTCGGCTCACCGATCGCGCACTCGCTCTCCCCGGTGCTGCACAACGCCGGGTACCGGGCGGTCGGCCTGGACGACTGGGCGTACGACCGGTTCGAGCTGGACGAGGCCGCGCTGCCCGGGTTCCTCGCGGGACTGGAGCCGGGCGGCTGGGCGGGCTTCTCGCTGACCATGCCGCTGAAGCGGGCGGTGATCCCGCTGCTGGACGAGGTGAGCGAGACGGCGCTGGCGGTGGACGCCGTGAACACGCTGGTCTTCCAGGCGGACGGGCGGCGGACCGGGGACAACACCGACGTGCCCGGGCTGATCGCGGCGCTGCGCGAGCGCGGCATCGAGCAGGTGCCGGCGGCGGCAGTTCTCGGCGCGGGGGCCACGGCCTCCTCGGCGCTGGCCGCGCTGGCGCAGGTGTGCACCGGCGAGGTGACGGTCCACGTCCGCAGCGCCGAACGGGCGCGCGAGATGCGGGAGCTCGGGGAGCGGCTGGGGGTGGCGGTGCGGACCGCCGACTGGGCGCGCGGCGCCGAGGCGCTGACCGGCCCGCTGACCATCTCCACCACGCCGGTGGGCGCGACCGACGGCTTCGTCGGCGAGCTGACCGCCACGCCCGGGGCGCTCTTCGACGTGCTCTACCACCCCTGGCCGACGCCGCTGGCCGCCGCCTGCGCCGAGCGCGGGGCGCCGGTGCTGGGCGGGCTCGACCTGCTGGTGCACCAGGCGGTGCTGCAGTTCGAACTGTTCACCGGGGTCCGGCCCGGACCGCTGGCGGCGATGCGCGCGGCGGGCGAGGCGGCGCTGGGGGCGTAG
- the mltG gene encoding endolytic transglycosylase MltG, with product MDQDAVPGLTPGHLGAPVHEPGPDPERPPPKPRRRRPHRTGLACSLTVLLLALLAGGALLTGQQIVAALRQGTPTPSADYPGAGSGAVRVSVPQGASLTSIGQILQRNQVVASVKAFTDAAAGSGIGDRIQPGTYALRRKMSAGAALQVLGDPANANALTVPEGWRASQIYAAVDQRLALAAGTTQHTAQQHSAELGLPEYAGGNPEGLLYPATYSVTADSTPLTLLQQMVHHGAGELSDAGLDHPAVGELTPYQVLAVASLLQGESDNPGDMARVARVIYNRLDRAMPLQLDSTINYALGRTSLHTTVTDTQLDSPYNTYRAPGLPPTPIDNPGHDAVEAALNPAPGDWLYFVTVRPGDTRFTDSEEQQRKNVEEFNANQAHSGSSPHPGGR from the coding sequence ATGGATCAGGACGCCGTGCCCGGGCTGACACCGGGTCACCTCGGCGCACCGGTCCACGAGCCGGGGCCCGACCCGGAACGGCCCCCGCCGAAGCCCCGACGGCGCCGGCCGCACCGCACCGGCCTGGCCTGCTCGCTCACCGTCCTGCTGCTCGCCCTGCTGGCCGGCGGCGCGCTGCTGACCGGGCAGCAGATCGTCGCGGCGCTGCGCCAGGGCACCCCCACCCCGTCCGCCGACTACCCGGGTGCGGGCAGCGGCGCCGTGCGGGTCTCGGTGCCCCAGGGCGCCAGCCTGACCAGCATCGGGCAGATCCTGCAGCGCAACCAGGTGGTGGCCAGCGTCAAGGCGTTCACCGACGCGGCGGCCGGCTCCGGCATCGGCGACCGGATCCAGCCGGGCACCTACGCGCTGCGCCGGAAGATGTCCGCCGGCGCCGCGCTGCAGGTGCTCGGCGACCCGGCCAACGCCAACGCGCTGACCGTCCCCGAGGGCTGGCGGGCCAGCCAGATCTACGCCGCCGTGGACCAGCGCCTGGCGCTCGCGGCCGGCACCACCCAGCACACCGCGCAGCAGCACAGCGCCGAGCTCGGGCTGCCCGAGTACGCGGGCGGCAACCCCGAGGGGCTGCTCTACCCCGCCACCTACAGCGTGACCGCCGACAGCACGCCGCTGACCCTGCTGCAGCAGATGGTCCACCACGGCGCGGGCGAGCTGTCGGACGCCGGCCTGGACCATCCGGCGGTCGGCGAGCTGACCCCGTACCAGGTCCTGGCGGTGGCCAGCCTGCTGCAGGGCGAGTCGGACAACCCCGGCGACATGGCCAGGGTGGCCCGGGTGATCTACAACCGGCTGGACCGCGCGATGCCGCTGCAGCTGGACTCCACGATCAACTACGCGCTCGGGCGCACCAGCCTGCACACCACCGTCACCGACACCCAGCTCGACTCGCCGTACAACACCTACCGCGCCCCCGGCCTGCCGCCGACCCCGATCGACAACCCCGGGCACGACGCGGTGGAGGCCGCGCTCAACCCGGCGCCGGGGGACTGGTTGTACTTCGTGACCGTGCGGCCGGGCGACACCAGGTTCACGGACAGTGAGGAACAGCAGCGCAAGAACGTCGAGGAGTTCAACGCGAACCAGGCCCACAGCGGTTCCTCGCCGCACCCCGGCGGGCGCTGA
- the mltG gene encoding endolytic transglycosylase MltG — MTDLGRGYGSQPWHPSAPGYGEQSPQAAAQGEPEFVPQDPYGQAQYPVQGTEQYGQQQNYVPMDPYQQAQQQQQWQQQGGYPQQQGYPQQQGYPQQGYPQQGGYPQQGQPMPQGQPMQQGQQMPQQMPQPGQQMPPMQGMPQQPMQQQVPQQSMPQQVPPQQVRRPASGPAPAPAVPQPAGPGPDGIDWEAEAAALDNPHAAEGEYAEHEDYAEDGEYQEHGEYTEDDYAEGEQEQHDSFLGTEDDSQDAQRKRKEKGKKSGRRNGGACLLVALVLLGGVGGAGWWGYGFYQRTFGPPPDFTGAGTGKVQIQIKDGASGADMAQVLKDAGVVKSVGAFNNAFTKAAKPIQPGYYYMQQQMSGDAAVQLMLSEAGGDSLIIPEGKTAASIYTMIDKKLKLQAGATADAAKANAGNLGLPPYANNNPEGFLWPAKYSVSQGMKPEDLLKQMVTNATNEYSQLNLDAAAQKVGLKNAYDVITEASILQAEGNNTADFGKMAKTIQNRLNTEPVIHHKLGMDTTLQYSVGSKQLTDAQIKDGSNKYNTYINPGLPPTPISNPGEDAIKAVLNPADGTWLYFIAMSPTETRFSTSPSEFAANVKEYCTNNGKGFNAKDVTCS, encoded by the coding sequence ATGACTGATCTGGGTCGGGGCTACGGCTCCCAGCCGTGGCACCCCAGCGCTCCCGGTTACGGTGAGCAGTCGCCGCAGGCGGCCGCCCAGGGCGAGCCGGAGTTCGTCCCGCAGGACCCGTACGGGCAGGCCCAGTACCCGGTCCAGGGGACCGAGCAGTACGGGCAGCAGCAGAACTACGTGCCGATGGACCCGTACCAGCAGGCCCAGCAGCAGCAACAGTGGCAGCAGCAGGGCGGGTACCCCCAGCAGCAGGGCTACCCGCAGCAGCAGGGGTATCCGCAGCAGGGCTACCCCCAGCAGGGCGGGTATCCGCAGCAGGGCCAGCCGATGCCGCAGGGCCAGCCGATGCAGCAGGGCCAGCAGATGCCTCAGCAGATGCCGCAGCCCGGGCAGCAGATGCCACCGATGCAGGGCATGCCGCAGCAGCCGATGCAGCAGCAGGTCCCCCAGCAGTCGATGCCCCAGCAGGTCCCGCCGCAGCAGGTCCGCCGACCGGCTTCCGGGCCGGCCCCCGCGCCGGCCGTGCCGCAGCCCGCCGGTCCCGGTCCGGACGGCATCGACTGGGAGGCCGAGGCCGCCGCGCTCGACAACCCGCACGCGGCCGAGGGCGAGTACGCCGAGCACGAGGACTACGCCGAGGACGGCGAGTACCAGGAGCACGGCGAGTACACCGAGGACGACTACGCCGAGGGCGAGCAGGAGCAGCACGACTCCTTCCTCGGCACCGAGGACGACAGCCAGGACGCCCAGCGCAAGCGCAAGGAGAAGGGCAAGAAGTCCGGCCGCCGCAACGGCGGTGCCTGCCTGCTGGTCGCCCTGGTGCTGCTCGGCGGGGTCGGCGGCGCCGGCTGGTGGGGCTACGGCTTCTACCAGCGCACCTTCGGCCCGCCCCCGGACTTCACCGGCGCCGGCACCGGCAAGGTGCAGATCCAGATCAAGGACGGCGCCTCGGGCGCCGACATGGCCCAGGTGCTCAAGGACGCCGGCGTGGTGAAGAGCGTCGGTGCCTTCAACAACGCCTTCACCAAGGCCGCCAAGCCGATCCAGCCCGGCTACTACTACATGCAGCAGCAGATGTCCGGCGACGCCGCCGTGCAGCTGATGCTCAGTGAGGCCGGCGGCGACTCGCTGATCATCCCCGAGGGCAAGACCGCGGCGAGCATCTACACGATGATCGACAAGAAGCTGAAGCTGCAGGCCGGCGCGACCGCGGACGCGGCCAAGGCGAACGCGGGCAACCTCGGTCTGCCGCCGTACGCCAACAACAACCCCGAGGGCTTCCTCTGGCCGGCCAAGTACTCGGTCAGCCAGGGCATGAAGCCCGAGGACCTGCTCAAGCAGATGGTGACCAACGCCACCAACGAGTACAGCCAGCTCAACCTGGACGCCGCGGCGCAGAAGGTCGGCCTGAAGAACGCCTACGACGTGATCACCGAGGCGAGCATCCTGCAGGCCGAGGGCAACAACACCGCCGACTTCGGCAAGATGGCCAAGACCATCCAGAACCGCCTGAACACCGAACCCGTCATCCACCACAAGCTCGGCATGGACACCACGCTGCAGTACTCGGTCGGCTCCAAGCAGCTCACCGACGCGCAGATCAAGGACGGGTCCAACAAGTACAACACCTACATCAACCCCGGCCTGCCGCCCACGCCGATCTCCAACCCGGGCGAGGACGCGATCAAGGCCGTGCTCAACCCGGCCGACGGCACCTGGCTGTACTTCATCGCGATGAGCCCCACCGAGACCCGGTTCTCCACCTCCCCGAGCGAGTTCGCGGCCAACGTCAAGGAGTACTGCACCAACAACGGCAAGGGGTTCAACGCGAAGGACGTCACCTGCTCATGA
- the aroB gene encoding 3-dehydroquinate synthase — protein sequence MTETVTIHVGGSAGHEPYDVLIGRQLLGELGALIGNQARRVAIIHPEALAATGEAIREDLLAQGYEAIALQVPNAEDAKSAEVAAFCWSALGQTGFTRTDVIVGLGGGATTDLAGFVAATWLRGVRWISMPTTLLGMVDAAVGGKTGINIAEGKNMVGAFHPPAGVLADLATLETVPKHDYVSGLAEVIKCGFIADPVILDLVEADPEGAKTPAGPHTVELIQRAIQVKADVVSGDLKEAGRREILNYGHTLAHAIERNERYKWRHGAAVSVGMVFAAELGRLAGRLDDATADRHRTVLASVGLPLSYRADAWPKLLDAMKIDKKSRGDLIRFIVLDGLAKTSVLEGPDPSLLVAAYAEVSA from the coding sequence ATGACTGAGACCGTCACCATCCACGTCGGCGGTTCGGCCGGCCACGAGCCCTACGACGTGCTGATCGGCCGTCAGCTGCTGGGCGAGCTCGGCGCGCTGATCGGCAACCAGGCGAGGCGGGTCGCGATCATCCACCCGGAGGCGCTGGCCGCCACCGGCGAGGCGATCCGCGAGGACCTGCTCGCCCAGGGGTACGAGGCGATCGCGCTCCAGGTGCCGAACGCCGAGGACGCCAAGAGCGCCGAGGTCGCCGCGTTCTGCTGGTCGGCGCTCGGCCAGACCGGCTTCACCCGCACCGATGTGATCGTCGGCCTGGGCGGCGGGGCGACCACCGACCTGGCCGGCTTCGTCGCGGCCACCTGGCTGCGCGGGGTCCGCTGGATCTCGATGCCCACCACGCTGCTCGGCATGGTGGACGCGGCGGTCGGCGGCAAGACCGGCATCAACATCGCCGAGGGCAAGAACATGGTCGGCGCTTTCCACCCGCCGGCCGGCGTGCTGGCCGACCTGGCCACCCTGGAGACCGTGCCCAAGCACGACTACGTCTCCGGCCTGGCCGAGGTGATCAAGTGCGGCTTCATCGCCGACCCGGTCATCCTCGACCTGGTGGAGGCCGACCCGGAGGGCGCCAAGACCCCGGCCGGCCCGCACACCGTGGAGCTGATCCAGCGGGCCATCCAGGTGAAGGCGGACGTGGTCTCCGGCGACCTCAAGGAGGCCGGCCGGCGCGAGATCCTCAACTACGGCCACACCCTGGCGCACGCCATCGAGCGCAACGAGCGGTACAAGTGGCGGCACGGCGCCGCGGTCTCGGTCGGCATGGTGTTCGCCGCCGAACTGGGCCGGCTGGCCGGGCGGTTGGACGACGCGACGGCCGACCGGCACCGCACCGTGCTGGCCTCGGTCGGCCTGCCGCTGAGCTACCGGGCGGACGCCTGGCCGAAGCTGCTGGACGCCATGAAGATCGACAAGAAGTCGCGTGGCGACCTGATCCGCTTCATCGTGCTGGACGGTCTGGCCAAGACCTCGGTGCTGGAGGGCCCGGACCCGTCGCTGCTGGTCGCGGCCTACGCGGAGGTGTCCGCGTGA
- a CDS encoding CBU_0592 family membrane protein, whose product MEQAVQIFGSILILIPFALAQWGRTSAHSKGYLTLNLCGSAVLAAQAGLTSQWGFLLLEGVWAIVSFFGLIAVLRGREPRGAH is encoded by the coding sequence ATGGAACAGGCCGTTCAGATCTTCGGCTCGATACTTATTCTGATCCCTTTCGCGCTGGCCCAGTGGGGCAGGACCAGCGCGCATTCCAAGGGATATCTGACCCTCAACCTCTGCGGTTCGGCCGTGTTGGCCGCTCAGGCCGGACTCACCTCGCAGTGGGGATTCCTGCTGCTGGAGGGGGTCTGGGCGATCGTCTCGTTCTTCGGACTGATCGCCGTGCTGCGCGGGCGCGAACCGCGCGGGGCGCACTGA
- a CDS encoding shikimate kinase, whose product MTGPAGPTTGPLVVLVGPPGAGKSTVGRLLAERLGTDFRDTDADIEQRAGKPIPEIFIEDGEPHFRELERQAVADGLAEHPGVLALGGGAVMAEATRTLLKGRPVAYLEVALADAVRRVGLDAPRPLLAVNPRQQWRELMERRRPLYLEVAAAVVDTEGRTPEQVADAVLESLELKEA is encoded by the coding sequence ATGACCGGTCCCGCCGGTCCGACGACCGGTCCGCTGGTGGTGCTGGTCGGCCCGCCCGGGGCCGGCAAGAGCACGGTCGGCCGGCTGCTCGCCGAGCGCCTGGGCACCGACTTCCGGGACACCGACGCCGACATCGAGCAGCGGGCCGGCAAGCCGATCCCGGAGATCTTCATCGAGGACGGCGAACCGCACTTCCGCGAGCTGGAGCGGCAGGCCGTGGCCGACGGGCTGGCCGAGCACCCCGGCGTGCTGGCGCTCGGCGGTGGCGCGGTGATGGCCGAGGCCACCCGTACCCTGCTGAAGGGCCGTCCGGTCGCCTACCTGGAGGTCGCGCTCGCCGACGCCGTCCGGAGGGTCGGCCTGGACGCCCCGCGCCCGCTGCTCGCGGTCAACCCGCGCCAGCAGTGGCGCGAGCTGATGGAGCGCCGCCGCCCCCTCTACCTGGAGGTGGCCGCCGCCGTGGTCGACACCGAGGGGCGCACCCCGGAGCAGGTCGCGGACGCCGTCCTGGAATCCCTGGAGCTGAAGGAAGCATGA
- the aroC gene encoding chorismate synthase, with protein sequence MGTLRWLTAGESHGPALVATLEGLPAGVPVTTAAVADALARRRLGYGRGARMKFEQDEVTFLGGVRHGLSMGSPVAIMVGNTEWPKWEQVMSADPVDPEILAGLARNEALTRPRPGHADLAGMQKYSIDEARPILERASARETAARVALGTVARAFLKETCGIEIVSHVVELGAAKAPAGVLPLPADEARLDEDPVRCLDADASKRMVAEIDQAHKDGDTLGGVVEVLAYGVPVGLGSHVHWDRRLDARLAAALMGIQAIKGVEVGDGFELARIPGSQAHDEIVPTPDGVKRTANRSGGTEGGLSTGELLRVRAAMKPIATVPRALQTIDVRTGEPAKAHHQRSDVCAVPAAGIVAEAMVALVLADAVSEKFGGDHVSETRRNVQSYLDHLIVR encoded by the coding sequence TTGGGTACGTTGCGCTGGCTGACGGCGGGGGAGTCGCACGGCCCCGCCCTGGTTGCCACCCTGGAGGGCCTGCCCGCGGGCGTCCCCGTGACCACGGCGGCGGTGGCTGACGCGCTGGCCCGACGCCGGCTGGGCTACGGCCGCGGCGCCCGGATGAAGTTCGAGCAGGACGAGGTGACCTTCCTCGGCGGTGTCCGGCACGGCCTGAGCATGGGCAGCCCGGTCGCGATCATGGTCGGCAACACCGAGTGGCCCAAGTGGGAGCAGGTGATGTCGGCCGACCCGGTGGATCCGGAGATCCTGGCCGGCCTCGCCCGCAACGAGGCGCTCACCCGCCCCCGCCCCGGCCACGCCGACCTGGCCGGCATGCAGAAGTACTCGATCGACGAGGCCCGCCCGATCCTGGAGCGCGCCAGCGCCCGCGAGACGGCCGCCCGGGTCGCGCTGGGCACCGTCGCCCGCGCCTTCCTCAAGGAGACCTGCGGCATCGAGATCGTCTCGCACGTGGTCGAGCTGGGCGCCGCCAAGGCCCCGGCCGGCGTGCTGCCGCTGCCCGCCGACGAGGCCCGCCTGGACGAGGACCCGGTGCGCTGCCTGGACGCCGACGCCTCCAAGCGGATGGTCGCCGAGATCGACCAGGCCCACAAGGACGGCGACACGCTCGGCGGCGTGGTCGAGGTCCTCGCGTACGGCGTGCCGGTGGGCCTCGGCTCGCACGTGCACTGGGACCGCCGCCTGGACGCCCGGCTGGCCGCCGCGCTGATGGGCATCCAGGCGATCAAGGGCGTCGAGGTCGGCGACGGCTTCGAGCTGGCCCGGATCCCCGGCTCGCAGGCGCACGACGAGATCGTGCCGACCCCGGACGGCGTCAAGCGCACCGCCAACCGCTCCGGCGGCACCGAGGGCGGCCTGTCCACCGGCGAGCTGCTGCGGGTGCGGGCCGCGATGAAGCCGATCGCCACCGTGCCGCGCGCCCTGCAGACCATCGACGTGCGCACCGGCGAGCCCGCCAAGGCCCACCACCAGCGTTCCGACGTCTGCGCGGTGCCGGCCGCCGGCATCGTCGCCGAGGCGATGGTCGCGCTGGTGCTGGCCGACGCGGTGAGCGAGAAGTTCGGCGGCGACCACGTCTCGGAGACCCGCCGCAACGTGCAGAGCTACCTCGACCACCTGATCGTCCGATGA
- the aroQ gene encoding type II 3-dehydroquinate dehydratase codes for MSQAFGQRVLVLNGPNLGRLGSREPDVYGATSYAGLVERCTKLGKELGFEVEVKETNSEQQMIEWLHWAADEKTPVVINPGAFTHYSYAMRDAAAQRTAPLIEVHISNPYAREEFRHTSVIASIASGTIAGFGLGSYELALRALAEQLTTR; via the coding sequence GTGAGCCAGGCCTTCGGTCAGCGCGTCCTGGTGCTGAACGGTCCGAACCTGGGCCGGCTCGGCAGCCGGGAGCCCGACGTCTACGGCGCCACCTCCTACGCCGGCCTGGTCGAGCGCTGCACCAAGCTCGGCAAGGAGCTCGGCTTCGAGGTCGAGGTCAAGGAGACCAACTCCGAGCAGCAGATGATCGAGTGGCTGCACTGGGCGGCCGATGAGAAGACCCCCGTGGTGATCAACCCGGGTGCCTTCACGCACTACTCGTACGCGATGCGCGACGCGGCCGCCCAGCGCACCGCGCCGCTGATCGAGGTGCACATCTCCAACCCGTACGCACGCGAGGAGTTCCGCCACACCTCGGTGATCGCCTCGATCGCCTCGGGGACCATCGCGGGCTTCGGTCTCGGGTCGTACGAGCTGGCCCTGCGCGCACTGGCGGAGCAGCTCACCACGCGTTGA
- the ruvX gene encoding Holliday junction resolvase RuvX gives MEEPKPWRRGRRIAVDVGDARIGVASCDPDGLIATPVETVPAGGRSQARLKEIVEEYDAIEVVVGLPRSLSGKEGPAAEKVRSYAGRLAALLAPVPVRLVDERMTTVTAAAGMRASGVKAKKGRSAIDQAAAVVILQSALETERVSGRAPGESVEPIS, from the coding sequence ATGGAGGAGCCCAAGCCCTGGCGCCGGGGTCGACGGATCGCCGTCGACGTCGGTGACGCCCGGATCGGGGTGGCCTCCTGCGACCCCGACGGGCTGATCGCCACGCCCGTGGAGACGGTCCCCGCCGGGGGCCGCTCCCAGGCGCGGCTCAAGGAGATCGTCGAGGAGTACGACGCCATCGAGGTGGTGGTCGGCCTGCCGCGCTCGCTCAGCGGCAAGGAGGGCCCGGCCGCCGAGAAGGTCCGCTCCTACGCCGGTCGGCTGGCCGCGCTGCTCGCGCCGGTGCCGGTGCGGCTGGTGGACGAGCGGATGACCACGGTCACCGCCGCCGCCGGCATGCGGGCCTCCGGCGTCAAGGCCAAGAAGGGCCGCTCGGCGATCGACCAGGCCGCCGCCGTGGTGATCCTGCAGAGCGCCCTGGAGACCGAACGGGTGAGCGGTCGGGCGCCCGGCGAGAGTGTCGAGCCGATCAGCTGA
- a CDS encoding Fpg/Nei family DNA glycosylase: MPEGHVLHRLAAENLRAFGSRPVAVSSPQGRFAEGAKLVDGQVLEQAEADGKHLFLGFADAWLHIHLGLYGGFTFGAAPAPDPVGLIRLRLENQEHYADLRGPATCELLTPAEKDVVHARLGPDPLRADAEPERAWDRITRSRSTIAALLMDQKILAGVGNVYRAEVLFRHGIDPHRAGRDLARAEWELIWRDLVELMREGAAIGRIDTVRPEHTPEAMGRPPRVDDHGGEVYVYRRTGQACLVCGTEVRTEQHAARNLFWCPNCQQR; this comes from the coding sequence ATGCCCGAAGGCCACGTCCTGCACCGGCTCGCCGCCGAGAACCTCCGTGCGTTCGGCAGCCGCCCGGTCGCCGTCTCCAGTCCGCAGGGCCGGTTCGCCGAGGGCGCCAAGCTGGTCGACGGGCAGGTGCTGGAGCAGGCCGAGGCGGACGGCAAGCACCTCTTCCTCGGCTTCGCCGACGCCTGGCTGCACATCCACCTGGGCCTCTACGGCGGTTTCACCTTCGGTGCCGCGCCCGCGCCCGACCCGGTCGGCCTGATCCGGCTGCGGCTGGAGAACCAGGAGCACTACGCGGACCTGCGCGGCCCGGCCACCTGCGAGCTGCTCACCCCCGCCGAGAAGGACGTGGTGCACGCCCGGCTGGGTCCCGACCCGCTGCGCGCCGACGCCGAGCCCGAGCGCGCCTGGGACCGGATCACCCGCAGCCGCAGCACGATAGCCGCCCTCCTGATGGACCAGAAGATCCTGGCGGGCGTCGGCAACGTCTACCGTGCCGAGGTGCTCTTCCGGCACGGCATCGACCCGCACCGGGCCGGCCGGGACCTCGCCCGCGCCGAGTGGGAGCTGATCTGGCGGGACCTGGTCGAGCTGATGCGCGAGGGCGCCGCGATCGGCCGGATCGACACCGTCCGCCCCGAGCACACGCCCGAGGCGATGGGCCGCCCGCCCCGGGTGGACGACCACGGCGGCGAGGTCTACGTCTACCGCCGCACCGGCCAGGCCTGCCTGGTCTGCGGCACCGAGGTCCGCACCGAGCAGCACGCCGCCCGCAACCTCTTCTGGTGCCCGAACTGCCAGCAGCGCTGA
- a CDS encoding AAA family ATPase codes for MSPPGGVTVTQQYAGGVPPRPPVPPAPVPHAQQLPPSPADQHAPQQPTGQPTVAQPAVPPPPVTVAQPPAAAPAAPAAPPAPTAPPAPARRLQVSAPSAAVPPGSTGHFVMPTGAPVQLPTHPAPHPGQLPPGPLAVLLIGPAGAGKTTVARHWAERRPVPTAHISLDDVREWVQSGFANPQSGWNSASEAQYRLARRTCGFACRNYLANGISCIIDDAVFPDRPAIGLGGWKRHIGPGMIPVVLLPGLDSVLARNARRSGNRRLSDEQVALIHGRMAGWYNSGLPIIDNSQLDVAGTADALDRVIAARLTGQPVR; via the coding sequence ATGTCCCCGCCGGGAGGTGTGACCGTGACGCAGCAGTACGCCGGGGGAGTGCCCCCGCGACCGCCGGTGCCGCCTGCGCCCGTACCGCACGCGCAGCAGCTGCCGCCGTCGCCCGCCGACCAGCACGCGCCGCAGCAGCCGACGGGTCAGCCGACGGTCGCTCAGCCCGCCGTGCCCCCGCCGCCCGTGACGGTCGCTCAGCCGCCGGCTGCCGCGCCCGCCGCCCCTGCCGCGCCTCCCGCACCGACCGCACCTCCGGCGCCGGCCCGCCGGCTGCAGGTCAGTGCGCCGAGCGCCGCCGTGCCGCCGGGGTCGACCGGGCACTTCGTGATGCCCACCGGCGCGCCGGTCCAGCTCCCGACCCACCCCGCGCCGCACCCCGGCCAGTTGCCCCCCGGCCCGCTGGCGGTGCTGCTGATCGGCCCGGCCGGGGCCGGCAAGACCACGGTGGCCCGGCACTGGGCCGAACGCCGCCCGGTGCCCACCGCGCACATCAGCCTGGACGACGTCCGCGAGTGGGTGCAGTCCGGCTTCGCCAACCCGCAGTCCGGCTGGAACAGCGCCTCCGAGGCCCAGTACCGGCTGGCCCGCCGCACCTGCGGCTTCGCCTGCCGCAACTACCTGGCCAACGGGATCTCCTGCATCATCGACGACGCGGTCTTCCCGGACCGTCCGGCGATCGGGCTGGGCGGCTGGAAGCGGCACATCGGTCCCGGCATGATCCCGGTGGTGCTGCTGCCCGGCCTGGACTCGGTGCTCGCCCGCAACGCCCGCCGCAGCGGCAACCGGCGGCTCAGCGACGAGCAGGTGGCGCTGATCCACGGCCGGATGGCCGGCTGGTACAACTCCGGCCTGCCGATCATCGACAACTCCCAGCTGGACGTGGCCGGCACCGCCGACGCGCTGGACCGGGTGATCGCCGCCCGACTGACCGGGCAGCCGGTCCGCTGA